Proteins from one Ornithobacterium rhinotracheale genomic window:
- the rpsD gene encoding 30S ribosomal protein S4 gives MARYTGPRTKIARKFGQPIFGDDKAFEKRKYPPGQHGPNRRRGKRSEYAIQLAEKQKAKYTYGILEKQFSNMFKAAARSKGITGEVLLQLCESRLDNVVYRFGIAPTRAGARQLVTHKHITVNGDVVNIPSYQLRPGDVVGVREKSKSLNVIEESLQNRNDYEWLNWNPDTKSGTFHVVPERIQIPEDIKEQLIVELYSK, from the coding sequence ATGGCAAGATATACAGGACCTAGAACAAAAATCGCTAGAAAATTTGGTCAACCAATTTTTGGTGATGACAAGGCATTTGAAAAAAGAAAATATCCTCCTGGACAACATGGTCCAAATAGAAGAAGAGGAAAAAGATCTGAATACGCAATTCAGCTTGCTGAGAAACAAAAAGCTAAATATACTTATGGTATTTTAGAAAAACAGTTCTCTAATATGTTTAAAGCAGCCGCTAGATCTAAAGGTATTACAGGTGAGGTTCTTTTACAATTATGTGAGTCAAGATTAGACAATGTTGTTTATCGTTTTGGTATCGCTCCTACAAGAGCAGGTGCAAGACAGCTTGTAACACATAAACATATTACCGTTAATGGTGATGTTGTAAACATACCTTCTTATCAGTTAAGACCCGGTGATGTTGTTGGCGTAAGAGAGAAATCTAAATCTTTAAACGTTATAGAAGAGTCTCTACAAAATAGAAATGATTATGAATGGTTAAATTGGAATCCTGATACAAAATCTGGAACTTTTCATGTTGTTCCTGAGAGAATCCAAATTCCAGAAGATATTAAGGAGCAATTAATCGTAGAGCTTTACTCTAAATAA
- the ykgO gene encoding type B 50S ribosomal protein L36, with the protein MKVRASIKKRSSECKIVRRKGRLYVINKKNPKFKQRQG; encoded by the coding sequence ATGAAAGTAAGAGCATCTATCAAAAAAAGAAGTTCGGAATGTAAAATCGTTCGAAGAAAAGGTCGCTTATATGTGATCAATAAGAAAAACCCTAAATTCAAACAAAGACAAGGTTAA
- a CDS encoding ABC transporter ATPase, which translates to MNSEYFTTFPPEARLWIFMGERSFSLEEEKLIDEKLNNFLPEWNAHGKEMKAEFKILYHQFIVLVADESFTVASGCSIDSLTRVFKSLEQDLSLKLTNRMLIPFKVDDKIETLTLKKFSEAVKNKDILSETIVFDNSVANLQDFRQKWELPLSESWAKKYL; encoded by the coding sequence ATGAATTCTGAATATTTTACAACATTTCCACCCGAAGCTCGTTTGTGGATTTTTATGGGAGAAAGAAGTTTTTCTCTAGAAGAAGAAAAATTGATTGATGAAAAACTAAATAATTTCTTGCCCGAGTGGAATGCCCACGGCAAGGAGATGAAAGCTGAGTTTAAAATTCTTTACCACCAGTTTATTGTTTTGGTAGCCGATGAATCATTTACAGTGGCAAGCGGCTGCTCAATTGATTCGCTCACACGCGTTTTTAAATCTCTTGAGCAAGATTTAAGTTTAAAACTTACCAACCGAATGCTGATTCCTTTTAAAGTTGATGACAAGATTGAAACTTTAACTTTAAAAAAGTTTAGTGAAGCTGTAAAAAACAAAGATATTCTAAGCGAAACAATTGTTTTTGACAATAGTGTTGCAAATTTGCAAGATTTCCGACAAAAATGGGAATTGCCACTAAGCGAAAGCTGGGCTAAAAAATATTTATAA
- the rpmD gene encoding 50S ribosomal protein L30 has protein sequence MAKIKVTQVKSAINRSKGQKATLLALGLKKLQQTVEHDDNPVIRGMIKKVEHMVTVEKA, from the coding sequence ATGGCTAAAATAAAAGTAACTCAGGTAAAAAGCGCAATCAACAGATCTAAAGGACAAAAAGCAACTCTTTTAGCTTTAGGGCTTAAAAAATTGCAACAAACTGTTGAGCACGATGACAACCCAGTAATTCGTGGGATGATTAAAAAAGTTGAACACATGGTAACCGTTGAAAAAGCGTAA
- the infA gene encoding translation initiation factor IF-1, which produces MAKQKHIEQDGTIIEALSNAMFRVELENNHIVTAHISGKMRMHYIKLLPGDKVKLEMSPYDLSKARITYRY; this is translated from the coding sequence ATGGCAAAGCAAAAACATATTGAGCAAGATGGTACAATTATAGAAGCATTGTCAAATGCAATGTTTCGTGTAGAGCTTGAAAATAATCATATCGTAACTGCTCATATATCTGGTAAAATGCGTATGCATTACATCAAGTTGTTACCAGGAGACAAAGTTAAGTTAGAAATGTCTCCATATGATTTGTCTAAAGCGAGAATAACATATAGATATTAA
- a CDS encoding DNA-directed RNA polymerase subunit alpha has protein sequence MAILNFIKPDKVVLVQANNFKGQFEFRPLEPGYGLTIGNALRRVLINSLEGFAFTSVKIEGVEHEFSTIEGVIEDVTEIILNLKKVRFKRQIEESENETVTAHISNKTQLTAGDLGKFISGFQVLNPDLVLCNMDKSVELNITLTIEKGRGYVSAEENAQPNAPVGTIAIDSIYTPIKNVKYAIENYRVEQKTDYEKLVLDIDTDGSIHPQLALTEAAKILIHHFMLFSDERITLEAEEVASNEAYDEEALHMRQLLKTNLVDLDLSVRALNCLKAAEVDTLGELVSYTKADLMKFRNFGKKSLTELEDLVARKELTFGMDISKYKLDVE, from the coding sequence ATGGCTATCTTAAATTTTATAAAGCCTGATAAAGTAGTTTTAGTGCAAGCTAATAATTTCAAAGGACAATTTGAATTTAGACCTTTGGAACCTGGCTATGGCTTAACTATTGGTAATGCTTTGAGAAGGGTACTTATCAATTCTTTAGAAGGTTTTGCATTTACATCTGTAAAAATAGAGGGTGTAGAACACGAATTCTCAACAATAGAGGGAGTTATCGAAGATGTTACAGAAATCATTTTAAATCTAAAAAAAGTTAGATTTAAAAGACAGATTGAAGAATCTGAAAACGAAACTGTAACGGCTCATATCTCTAATAAAACTCAACTTACAGCTGGTGATTTAGGTAAGTTTATTTCTGGATTTCAAGTATTGAATCCTGATTTAGTCCTATGTAATATGGATAAATCAGTTGAATTAAACATAACCTTAACTATTGAAAAAGGTAGAGGTTACGTTTCAGCAGAAGAAAACGCTCAGCCAAATGCACCTGTTGGAACTATCGCAATAGATTCAATTTACACACCTATTAAGAACGTAAAATATGCAATTGAAAACTATCGTGTTGAGCAAAAAACTGATTATGAAAAATTAGTTTTAGATATTGACACAGATGGTTCAATTCATCCGCAATTAGCACTTACTGAAGCCGCTAAAATTTTAATTCACCATTTTATGTTATTCTCAGACGAGAGGATAACTCTAGAAGCCGAAGAAGTAGCTTCTAATGAAGCTTATGATGAGGAAGCTCTACATATGAGACAATTGTTAAAAACTAATTTAGTTGATCTTGATCTTTCAGTTAGAGCGTTAAATTGTTTGAAGGCAGCAGAAGTAGATACACTAGGAGAATTAGTTTCTTATACCAAGGCAGATTTGATGAAATTTAGAAATTTTGGAAAAAAATCTCTTACAGAGTTAGAAGATTTAGTAGCCAGAAAGGAACTAACTTTCGGAATGGATATTAGTAAATATAAATTAGACGTAGAATAA
- the rplO gene encoding 50S ribosomal protein L15, with protein MKLNNLKPAAGSTKNKYRKGRGEGSGNGLTAGRGHKGAKSRSGYSRKVGFEGGQMPLQRRVPKFGFTNINRVSYRGINLDSIQLLIDENNLSDTINKDTFVAFGLASKKDLIKILGRGELKTAIKIEANKFTASAKDTIEKAGGTAVEVK; from the coding sequence ATGAAATTAAATAACTTAAAACCAGCAGCAGGTTCTACTAAAAATAAATATAGAAAAGGTAGAGGTGAGGGGTCTGGAAACGGCTTAACAGCTGGTAGAGGACATAAAGGTGCTAAATCTCGTTCAGGATACTCAAGAAAAGTTGGGTTTGAAGGAGGGCAAATGCCTTTACAAAGACGAGTACCTAAATTCGGATTCACCAATATCAATAGAGTATCTTATCGTGGTATCAACTTAGATAGCATTCAGCTGTTAATTGATGAAAATAATTTGTCAGATACGATAAATAAAGATACCTTTGTAGCCTTTGGGTTAGCTTCTAAAAAAGATTTAATTAAAATCTTAGGAAGAGGAGAACTTAAAACTGCTATTAAAATTGAGGCTAATAAATTTACGGCTTCAGCAAAGGACACTATTGAAAAAGCTGGAGGTACAGCTGTAGAAGTTAAATAA
- a CDS encoding citrate synthase, with amino-acid sequence MSETVKLIYQGKEYEYPIVEGTMGDKGIDISSLRNDLGLITLDPGYKNTGATISKITYLDGEEGKLMYRGYPIEQLAEKSTFVEVMYLLLYGELPNREELTRFKTSLNQYNFVNDRVRKILEGFPSTAHPMGVLSSLTGSLTAFNPRVVDVTHSADMFHAATRLLAKMPILASWTYRLTKNLELNEPDLDLGYVANFYKMMFKKKGQAFELNDVIIDALDKLLILHADHEQNCSTSTVRLVGSSHAGLFTSVSAGVSALWGPRHGGANQAVIEMLETIKADGGGLHKWVDKAKDKDDEFRLMGFGHRVYKNMDPRAKIIKKAADDVLDQLGVQDEILDLARGLEEVALNDDYFVERKLYPNVDFYSGIIYQALGIPKEMFTVMFAVGRLPGWISQWKEMRETHQPIGRPRQVYTGATTRDYVSLDQR; translated from the coding sequence ATGTCAGAAACAGTCAAACTTATTTATCAAGGAAAAGAATACGAATACCCTATTGTAGAAGGAACTATGGGGGATAAGGGTATAGATATCTCTTCTTTACGAAATGATTTGGGGCTTATCACACTAGACCCAGGTTATAAGAATACAGGAGCTACCATCAGTAAAATTACATATCTTGATGGAGAAGAAGGAAAATTGATGTATCGAGGATATCCAATAGAACAATTAGCAGAGAAATCTACTTTTGTAGAAGTTATGTATCTTTTGCTATACGGAGAACTTCCTAATAGAGAGGAGCTTACTCGGTTCAAAACCTCTTTAAATCAATATAATTTTGTAAATGATCGAGTTCGTAAAATTTTAGAAGGCTTCCCTAGTACAGCTCATCCCATGGGGGTTTTATCTTCGTTGACTGGATCGCTCACGGCATTTAATCCTAGAGTGGTCGATGTTACACATTCTGCAGATATGTTCCATGCAGCAACAAGATTATTGGCTAAAATGCCAATTTTAGCTTCTTGGACTTATAGATTAACTAAAAATCTAGAGTTAAATGAGCCTGATTTAGATTTGGGATATGTTGCCAATTTCTATAAAATGATGTTTAAGAAAAAAGGACAAGCTTTTGAGTTAAATGATGTGATTATTGATGCTTTAGATAAATTATTAATTCTACATGCAGATCATGAGCAAAATTGTTCTACATCTACTGTGAGGCTAGTAGGGTCTTCGCATGCAGGGTTGTTTACATCTGTTTCTGCTGGCGTGAGTGCGCTTTGGGGGCCTCGACATGGAGGTGCTAATCAAGCAGTAATTGAGATGTTAGAAACAATAAAAGCAGATGGGGGAGGATTGCATAAATGGGTTGATAAAGCTAAAGATAAAGATGATGAATTTAGACTAATGGGATTCGGCCATAGAGTGTATAAAAATATGGATCCTAGAGCTAAAATCATAAAGAAAGCAGCAGATGATGTTCTTGATCAACTTGGAGTCCAAGACGAAATTTTAGATTTAGCAAGAGGATTAGAAGAGGTTGCTTTGAACGATGATTACTTCGTGGAAAGAAAATTATATCCAAATGTGGATTTTTATTCAGGAATCATTTACCAAGCGCTCGGTATTCCAAAAGAAATGTTTACGGTAATGTTTGCCGTGGGACGATTGCCAGGCTGGATCTCTCAATGGAAGGAGATGAGAGAAACGCATCAGCCAATCGGCCGTCCAAGACAAGTTTACACTGGAGCCACTACAAGAGATTATGTAAGTTTAGACCAGAGATAA
- the rplR gene encoding 50S ribosomal protein L18: MALNKTQKRLKIKRRVRKNIFGTAEKPRLSVYRSNKEIYAQIIDDTKGVTLVSSSSRDKSVASEGTKTEVSTLVGKRVAELALAAGIETVVFDRNGFLYHGRIKALADGAREGGLNF, from the coding sequence ATGGCACTTAATAAGACTCAAAAAAGATTAAAAATAAAAAGAAGAGTACGCAAAAACATTTTTGGTACTGCTGAAAAACCTAGATTGTCTGTTTATAGATCTAATAAAGAAATTTATGCTCAGATTATAGACGATACAAAAGGTGTTACTTTAGTATCTAGTTCTTCTAGAGATAAATCAGTTGCTAGTGAAGGGACTAAAACAGAAGTTTCTACATTGGTAGGTAAGCGCGTTGCAGAGCTTGCTCTTGCTGCAGGTATCGAAACAGTAGTTTTCGACCGTAATGGATTTTTATATCATGGTAGAATCAAAGCTTTGGCAGACGGAGCTAGAGAAGGAGGTTTAAATTTCTAA
- the eno gene encoding phosphopyruvate hydratase, which yields MSFIASIQARQILDSRGNPTVEVDVITENGIIGRAAVPSGASTGEYEAVELRDGGDLYGGKGVLKAVENVNDIIAPELIGESVFEQNLIDQIMIDLDGTKNKGKLGANAILGVSLAVAKAAAEELGMPLFRYVGGVNGNTLPVPMMNIINGGSHSDAPIAFQEFMIMPVKADSFSDALRKGVEVFHSLKKVLHDRGLSTAVGDEGGFAPTFDGTEDALDTIKKAVENAGYNFGEEIKIALDCASSEFYNDGVYDYTKFEGGKGVKRTREEQVDYLAELVEKYPIISIEDGMDENDWEGWKMLTDRIGDKVQLVGDDLFVTNTEILERGIDAGIANSILIKVNQIGSLTETINAVNMAKDAGYTAVMSHRSGETEDATIADLAVALNTGQIKTGSASRSDRMAKYNQLLRIEEELGETAKFLQEKAFKVGRK from the coding sequence ATGAGTTTTATTGCTAGCATTCAAGCAAGACAAATCCTAGATTCAAGAGGTAACCCTACTGTAGAGGTAGATGTGATTACCGAAAATGGTATTATTGGTAGAGCTGCAGTTCCTTCAGGAGCTTCTACTGGAGAATACGAAGCCGTAGAATTAAGAGACGGTGGCGACCTTTATGGAGGAAAAGGTGTTTTAAAGGCAGTTGAGAATGTAAATGATATTATTGCTCCTGAATTGATTGGTGAGTCAGTTTTTGAACAAAATTTGATTGATCAAATCATGATCGATTTAGATGGCACTAAAAACAAAGGCAAGTTAGGTGCAAATGCTATTTTAGGAGTTTCTCTTGCTGTAGCTAAAGCAGCTGCAGAGGAACTTGGTATGCCATTGTTCAGATATGTTGGTGGTGTAAATGGTAATACACTTCCTGTTCCAATGATGAACATCATCAACGGTGGTTCTCACTCAGATGCTCCTATCGCATTTCAAGAGTTTATGATTATGCCTGTGAAAGCAGATAGCTTCTCTGATGCTTTAAGAAAAGGTGTTGAAGTATTCCACAGCCTTAAAAAAGTATTGCATGACAGAGGTCTTTCTACTGCAGTAGGTGACGAAGGTGGATTTGCTCCTACTTTCGATGGTACTGAAGATGCATTAGATACTATCAAAAAAGCAGTTGAAAATGCTGGATACAACTTCGGAGAAGAAATTAAAATTGCACTTGATTGTGCTTCATCTGAATTCTACAACGATGGTGTTTACGATTACACTAAATTCGAAGGGGGTAAAGGTGTTAAGAGAACTAGAGAAGAGCAAGTTGATTATTTGGCTGAACTAGTTGAAAAATATCCAATTATCTCTATTGAGGATGGAATGGACGAAAACGACTGGGAAGGATGGAAAATGCTTACAGATAGAATCGGAGATAAAGTTCAATTAGTAGGTGATGACTTATTTGTGACCAATACTGAAATCCTTGAAAGAGGTATCGATGCTGGTATTGCAAACTCAATCCTCATTAAAGTAAACCAAATCGGTAGCTTGACTGAGACTATCAATGCTGTAAATATGGCAAAAGATGCTGGTTACACAGCTGTAATGTCACACAGATCTGGTGAAACTGAAGATGCTACAATCGCTGACTTAGCAGTAGCTTTGAATACAGGACAAATCAAAACTGGTTCAGCTTCTCGTTCAGACCGTATGGCTAAATATAATCAATTATTAAGAATTGAAGAAGAATTAGGAGAAACTGCTAAATTCCTTCAAGAGAAAGCTTTTAAAGTTGGTAGAAAATAA
- a CDS encoding (Fe-S)-binding protein: MCMQVKTMAQMQAEGRTPEILFWVGCAGSFDDRAKKITRAFVKILNKVGIDFAVLGSEESCTGDPAKRAGNEFAFQMAAAINIETLNGYGIKKIVTTCPHCFNTLKNEYPSLGGNYEVIHHAEFLQSLIDCGKLKIEDSALTNEKITYHDPCYLGRANEIYKAPRTLIENLKADLVEMKRCKSKSFCCGAGGAQLFKESEKGSAEINDERAKEAIDTGAKIIATGCPFCKTMLKDGISNQGKDEIRVVDFAELIAEAKNL, encoded by the coding sequence ATGTGTATGCAAGTAAAAACCATGGCACAAATGCAAGCGGAAGGGCGCACCCCAGAGATTCTATTTTGGGTGGGCTGTGCAGGAAGCTTTGATGACAGGGCTAAAAAAATCACTCGTGCATTTGTAAAGATTTTAAACAAAGTAGGAATTGATTTTGCAGTTTTGGGCAGCGAAGAAAGCTGCACGGGAGATCCTGCCAAACGCGCTGGAAATGAATTTGCATTTCAAATGGCAGCGGCCATAAACATCGAAACGCTCAATGGCTATGGAATCAAAAAAATCGTAACCACTTGTCCGCATTGTTTCAATACTTTAAAAAATGAATATCCGAGTCTTGGCGGAAATTATGAAGTAATTCACCACGCCGAGTTTTTGCAATCTTTGATTGATTGCGGAAAATTAAAAATTGAAGATTCTGCCTTGACCAACGAAAAAATCACCTATCATGACCCGTGCTACTTGGGTAGGGCCAATGAAATTTACAAAGCTCCACGCACTTTGATTGAGAACCTAAAGGCGGATTTGGTAGAAATGAAACGCTGCAAAAGTAAATCGTTTTGTTGTGGCGCAGGAGGCGCACAGCTTTTCAAAGAAAGTGAAAAAGGTTCTGCCGAGATTAATGATGAGCGCGCCAAAGAAGCTATAGATACAGGAGCGAAAATTATTGCAACGGGATGTCCTTTTTGCAAAACTATGCTGAAAGACGGGATTTCTAACCAAGGAAAAGACGAGATCCGTGTGGTGGATTTCGCCGAATTAATTGCTGAAGCTAAAAACCTATAA
- the rplQ gene encoding 50S ribosomal protein L17, with product MRHGKKINHLGRQAGHRRALLANLGVALITHKRIKTTTAKAKALQRYIEPILTKSKEDTTTSRRTAFKYLQDKEAVSELFRSIGPKIAERPGGYTRIIKLGFRQGDAADVSLIELVDYNELYDNSTKKKTRRSRKSSNTSASAPKAENKSDSSEE from the coding sequence ATGAGACACGGAAAAAAAATAAATCATTTAGGTAGACAAGCTGGTCACCGTAGAGCTTTACTAGCAAATTTAGGTGTAGCTTTAATTACACATAAAAGAATTAAAACTACTACAGCTAAAGCTAAAGCTTTACAAAGATATATAGAGCCAATCTTAACTAAATCAAAAGAAGATACAACAACTTCAAGAAGAACTGCTTTTAAATATCTTCAAGACAAAGAAGCTGTTTCAGAACTTTTTAGAAGTATAGGTCCAAAAATAGCTGAAAGACCTGGCGGATATACAAGAATCATTAAATTGGGATTCAGACAAGGTGACGCAGCAGATGTTTCTTTAATTGAATTAGTTGATTATAATGAATTATATGATAATTCAACTAAGAAGAAAACCAGAAGAAGTAGAAAATCTTCGAATACTTCGGCATCAGCCCCAAAAGCTGAAAATAAATCAGATTCATCAGAAGAATAA
- the rpsM gene encoding 30S ribosomal protein S13 has product MARIAGIDLPKNKRGVIGLTYIYGIGRSSSKKILALAGVDENKKVNDWDDDDINAIRKALSENFKVEGELRSETQMNIKRLMDIGSQRGIRHRLGLPLRGQRTKNNSRTRKGKRKTVANKKKATK; this is encoded by the coding sequence ATGGCACGTATAGCAGGAATTGATTTACCAAAGAACAAAAGAGGTGTAATAGGTTTAACTTACATCTATGGTATAGGAAGAAGTTCATCTAAGAAGATACTTGCTTTAGCAGGTGTAGATGAAAATAAAAAAGTAAACGATTGGGATGATGATGATATCAATGCCATTCGTAAAGCACTTTCAGAAAATTTCAAAGTTGAAGGTGAGTTGAGATCTGAAACTCAAATGAACATCAAACGATTGATGGACATCGGTAGTCAGCGTGGAATTAGACACAGATTAGGATTACCTTTAAGAGGTCAGAGAACTAAAAATAATTCACGTACACGTAAAGGTAAGAGAAAAACTGTTGCTAACAAGAAAAAAGCGACTAAATAA
- the rpsK gene encoding 30S ribosomal protein S11 yields MAKKQQNTKGKAKAKKRNVKVEATGQAHIKATFNNVIVSLTNKNGEVISWSSAGKMGFRGSKKNTPYAAQVAAEDCAQVAYEAGLRRVKVYVKGPGSGRESAIRSIHNAGIEVSEIIDVTPLPHNGCRPPKRRRV; encoded by the coding sequence ATGGCAAAGAAACAACAAAATACTAAAGGTAAAGCTAAAGCTAAAAAACGTAATGTAAAAGTTGAGGCAACAGGTCAAGCTCATATTAAGGCTACTTTTAACAACGTTATAGTTTCCCTTACTAACAAAAATGGCGAAGTAATCTCATGGTCATCTGCTGGTAAAATGGGATTTAGAGGGTCTAAGAAAAACACTCCTTATGCTGCTCAAGTAGCTGCAGAAGATTGCGCTCAAGTAGCATATGAGGCAGGTCTAAGACGCGTTAAGGTGTATGTGAAAGGACCTGGTTCTGGTAGAGAATCAGCTATCCGTTCAATTCATAATGCAGGAATAGAGGTGAGTGAAATAATTGATGTTACACCACTTCCACACAACGGATGTAGACCACCAAAAAGAAGAAGAGTTTAA
- the rpsE gene encoding 30S ribosomal protein S5 — MLGFKNIEKVKPGGLELKDRLVGIQRVTKVTKGGRAFGFSAIVVVGDENGVVGYGLGKSKDVASAIQKAVEDAKKNLVRIPLEGHTIPHEQETRYGGAQIFIRPASHGTGLIAGGAVRAVLESVGIHDVLSKSKGSSNPHNVVKATMKALLSLRSANEISRLRGIPVSKVYNG; from the coding sequence ATGTTAGGTTTTAAAAATATTGAAAAAGTTAAACCGGGAGGTTTAGAATTAAAAGATAGATTAGTTGGCATTCAACGTGTTACTAAAGTAACTAAAGGTGGTCGCGCGTTTGGTTTTTCTGCTATTGTTGTAGTAGGAGACGAAAATGGTGTAGTAGGTTACGGTTTAGGCAAATCTAAAGATGTAGCTAGTGCTATCCAAAAAGCTGTTGAAGATGCTAAGAAAAATTTAGTGAGAATACCCCTAGAAGGTCATACTATTCCTCACGAACAAGAAACAAGATATGGTGGAGCTCAAATTTTCATTAGACCAGCATCTCACGGTACAGGGCTTATTGCCGGTGGTGCAGTGCGTGCCGTACTTGAATCAGTGGGAATTCACGATGTACTTTCAAAGTCTAAGGGATCATCAAACCCACATAACGTGGTGAAAGCAACTATGAAAGCTTTATTGAGTTTAAGAAGTGCAAACGAGATTTCTAGATTAAGAGGTATTCCTGTAAGTAAAGTTTATAACGGTTAA
- the secY gene encoding preprotein translocase subunit SecY: MKGFIQTIKNIWSIEELRNKLIITLSLLLVYRFGSYIPLPGIDLSNINTDVLNARGSENENGLLSLLNAFTGGGFSRASILALGVMPYISASIVVQLMGMAVPYLQKLQKEGESGRKKITQITRWLTIAICLVQAPAYLTSVTNFFLPYGDPAIAPAYVVSPTSFWFWLPSIVILITGTMFIMWLGEKITDKGIGNGISLIIMVGIMANLPSAFFAELSQQSGIFMLFSILGFLAVILYCVLLVKGVRQVPVQYVGRAQGGRSNYMKTFTNTVRQYIPLKVNAAGVMPIIFAQAIMFLPGLLARAFYKDGNMPSFFQSLSDPFSFWYCVVFGILIVLFTFFYTAVTIPVNQMAEDLRRNEGIIPRVKPGKDTADFLDDILSKITLPGSILLAIAAIFPAIVHQLGVGTAFSYFFGGTSLIIMVGVILDTAQQINTYLLNHHYDGMMQTDRVSRKS, encoded by the coding sequence ATGAAAGGTTTCATACAGACCATTAAGAATATTTGGAGTATAGAGGAATTAAGAAATAAGCTAATTATAACATTAAGCTTGTTACTTGTGTATAGATTTGGTTCATATATTCCATTACCTGGTATAGATTTAAGTAATATTAATACTGATGTCTTAAATGCAAGAGGTTCTGAAAATGAGAATGGTCTTTTAAGTCTGTTGAATGCATTTACAGGAGGCGGTTTTAGCCGTGCGTCGATTTTAGCCTTAGGGGTTATGCCGTATATTTCGGCTAGTATTGTTGTTCAGTTGATGGGAATGGCTGTTCCTTACTTGCAAAAATTACAAAAAGAAGGTGAAAGTGGTCGTAAAAAAATCACTCAGATTACTAGATGGCTTACCATTGCTATTTGTCTTGTTCAGGCACCTGCTTATTTGACATCAGTCACTAATTTCTTTTTACCATATGGAGACCCTGCTATAGCTCCGGCTTATGTTGTTTCTCCAACGAGTTTTTGGTTCTGGTTACCATCAATAGTAATTCTTATTACTGGAACAATGTTCATTATGTGGCTTGGTGAAAAGATTACAGATAAGGGGATAGGGAATGGTATTTCTTTGATTATAATGGTAGGTATTATGGCTAATTTACCTTCAGCTTTCTTTGCAGAGCTTTCTCAGCAATCTGGTATATTTATGCTTTTCTCTATACTAGGTTTCTTGGCTGTTATTTTGTATTGTGTTCTTTTAGTTAAAGGTGTGAGACAAGTCCCAGTTCAATATGTGGGAAGAGCTCAAGGTGGGAGAAGTAATTATATGAAAACATTCACTAATACTGTAAGGCAGTATATTCCTCTAAAAGTTAATGCTGCAGGTGTTATGCCTATTATATTTGCTCAAGCAATCATGTTTTTGCCAGGACTATTAGCCAGAGCTTTCTATAAGGATGGTAACATGCCAAGTTTTTTTCAAAGTTTATCGGATCCTTTTAGTTTTTGGTATTGTGTAGTTTTCGGTATTTTAATTGTATTATTTACATTTTTTTATACGGCTGTGACTATACCTGTAAACCAAATGGCTGAAGATCTAAGAAGAAATGAAGGTATAATACCTAGGGTGAAACCTGGTAAAGATACAGCAGATTTTTTAGATGATATTTTATCTAAAATTACATTACCTGGGTCAATTTTGTTGGCAATTGCGGCTATTTTTCCTGCGATTGTTCATCAACTAGGTGTAGGGACTGCCTTTTCTTATTTCTTTGGAGGGACTTCACTAATCATTATGGTTGGTGTGATTTTGGATACAGCTCAACAGATAAATACATATTTGTTGAATCATCATTATGATGGGATGATGCAAACAGATAGAGTTTCAAGAAAATCATAA